In Spirosoma pollinicola, the genomic window ATTGCTATCATTCGGGAACGCTTTAAATTTTTCAATAAATGGTACCAGACCATCGTAGTAAGAACCTGCATGAAGATCAACAAAACTTAGAAACTCCTCGTAACCAGGATGAAGTCGATAATTTTGAATTGTTTCATATACGTCATGCATCTCAAAATAGTTTATTCCGGAGAATAAGAATGCAGCACCCAGGCCGGTAAAAAAGTAAAAAAACGTAAACCGACGAGGTCCCCAAAACTGTTCCAGCATAGGGCCAAACACCACCAACCCAATCATGTTACTGAATATGTGGTTAAAACCACCGTGCAGAAACATGTGTGTTAATAATTGAATTGGGTTGAATTTATCAGATAAAAACGAGTGTAGTCCAAATTGATCAATTATTGACTCATTCGTAACCAGAAAAACCAAAACGTTTATTATTAACAGAACGCGAACAACAGGAGAAAGTGAAAACATCTTATATTGACAAGTTATGCTGATTAACTCAATTATCAGCGAAATAGTCCCGCAATTTTATCCAACGATAATACAACCGTTACGGGTTCACCGGTGGGCGTATAACTGGGATTTACCGATGCAAATAATTGGTTTACTAATGCCTTTCGCTCCGTTGTGCTTAAACGGTTCACGTAACGCATAGCCGACCGTCGAGCCAGCGATCGAGCCATTGATTCAATCCGGTCTAATTTCAGTCGGCCCGTATCTGCCCGCAACTGTGCCAGCAGATTGGCAAATAGTTCTTCTTCATTTTCCCCCATAACCAGGGCCGGTACACCCCGAATAACGAAGGTATTGGCTCCCAACTCATCAAACTCAAAGCCTAGGTTCACCAGATCTTCACGCAGGTCGAGAGCCAGTTGAAAATCGACGGGCATCAGCGTAATTGTTTTTGGAAACAATAGTTGCTGAGAGGAGCCATTTCGTTTTGTCAGGGCTGTATGAAACTGGTCATACAGAATTCGTTCGTGGGCACGCCGTTGGTCAATCAGTAACATTCCTGACTTTATTGGCGCTAAAAGGTAACGATTTTGTACTTGAATAATCGTGTCATCATCAACCAACACCGGCAGGGCTTGTTCCTCCGCAGACTCTAAACCAACTTGTAGTTGATTCGCGCGGCTCCCCATAGTGATAGGTTCACTGTCCATTGACAGTTGGTCTACGACAGATGGCGATGGCTGTTTTGCCTCCCCCAACCAGTCACCTTCTTTGTCCGATGTGCCACCTGGGGTCACCGGCCGGGCGATTGATTCGGTGGGAGCTACACCTTCATATAAGGCCTGCCAATTGTTGACCGACGCTTTTTTAGGAATATCGAAACTACTGCCTGCCGCTTTATCCAGTGAATCATTCCGGGTTGAGCCCCGCTCATTCACCGGTTGCGTTGCGCCCGATGCCCATGATGGTGAAATGGGCCGTGCGCCATTTCGCTCAGGCAATGGTTGTTGTACGTCAGATTTTACGTCTGCCGTCGATGATTTTCCCGGACCCGGACGAACACCCGCCAGAAAGTTAACGTCTGAATCAAAATCGAGTGATGGCGAGAGGTTATAGAGCCCTACCGCTTTTCGAACGGCGGCCATCATAATCGCGTAAACAGACCGTTCGTCGTCGAATTTAATTTCTGTCTTGGTAGGGTGAATATTGATATCGATGTGCGACGGGTCGATGTCGATAAACAGCACATAAAACGGGTGGCTACCTTCGGGCAGGGTTCCTTCATACGCCCCTACTACCGCATGATGCAGATAGTTATGTTTTATGAACCGGTTGTTAACAAAGAAAAACTGCTCATTGCGGGCTTTCTTTGCCGACTCCGGCTTGCCTATGTAGCCATGCACAGTCACATAGGGTGTTTGCTCCTCGCAGAAATTCAGTTGCTCGCGGTAGCTCTTGCCAAACATATCAACGATACGACGACTCAACTTACCCGATGGCAGATTATAAATTTCCTGATCGTTATGAAAGAGGGAGAAGGCAACTTCCGGATTGGCGAGCGCTACGCGCTGAAACTCGTCAATAATATGACGCATTTCAACCGAGTTCGATTTCAGAAAGTTGCGACGGGCCGGTACGTTGAAAAATAGATTTTTAATGAGCAGGTTGGTGCCCGGCAGGCACGAAATGGACTCTTGAGCTTTAATGTCAGACCCTTCAATCCGAATGAGCGTACCCAATTCCTCTTCGGCCCGGCGTGTTCGCATTTCGATTTGCGCTACAGCCGCAATGGAGGCCAGTGCTTCGCCCCGAAAGCCCATAGTGCGGATACGGAACAGATCATCGGAGGTACGAATTTTAGAGGTAGCATGGCGTTCAAAACTCATGCGGGCATCTGTTTCTGTCATGCCCAGGCCATCGTCGACAATTTGAATCAAATTCCGACCTGCCTCGCGAATAATTACCTGTACGGATTTCGCTTTGGCATCTACCGAATTTTCCAGCAACTCCTTCACCACCGAAGCTGGTCGTTGAACGACCTCACCAGCGGCTATCTGGTTTGCAATCGAATCGGGTAGTAGCTGAATGACGTTTAACATAACGGATAAAATCTCCCTAAATGGCTATGTGCCGTAACGTACAATATACAAAAATAACCCGGTAAAAGCGCTTATAATTCATCGGTATGGTAAGGAAATTAGGCTTGATGCAAAATGCCGCAAGTTCGAAACGGGTCAGGTCTCGTACTTGCGGCATTTTTAGCCTTTAGCAGAAAATCGTTAGACTTTGATTTCTACATCAACGCCACTTGGTAGTTCGAGCTTCATCAGCGCGTCTACGGTTTTGGCACTGCTGCTGTAGATATCGACCAGCCGCTTGTAGGTACAAAGTTGGAATTGTTCCCGCGCCTTTTTGTTGACGTGGGGCGACCGCAGTACGGTATAAATTTCCTTGTTTGTTGGCAGAGGGATAGGGCCGCTTACGATGGCACCTGTCGATTTAACCGCTTTCACGATTTTCTCAGCCGACTTGTCAACCAGCATGTGGTCGAACGACTTTAGCTTAATGCGAATTTTTTGGCTCATTGTGTTTTGGTTCGTTATATGATAGTGCGTCGAAAGAACCATTTACTCCGACTGCACAAAAAATGGGCAGTCGGTCAAATTGACCCACTGCCCAATATTTTAGAGAGGCTTACGCCTTCACTGTACCTTTTTCTTTTGCTACAACAGTCTCGGCAAGGTTGTTTGGAACAACTTCGAAGTGCGCGAAGGTCAAGTTGGCCGTAGCACGACCCGACGACATCGTCCGCAAATCCGTAACGTAACCAAACAATTCTGAAAGAGGAACGTCAGCTTTGATCACCTGCGACCCTGCTTTTGTATCCATACCTTTCATTACACCACGACGACGGTTCAGGTCACCTGTGATTGGACCGGTATATTCTTCGGGTGTCAAGACCTCAACAGCCATGATCGGTTCGAGTAATTTCGGACCAGCCTGACGAGCTGCTTCACGGAAACCGATACGAGCGGCCATTTCGAACGATAGCGCATCGGAGTCAACGTCATGGTATGAACCGTGGAATATCCGAACTTTCATGCTTTCGAGCGGGAAGCCAGCCAGAGGACCGTTTTTCAACGATTCTTTGAAGCCTTTTTCGATGGCAGGGATAAATTCGCGAGGAATTACACCACCAACAATACCGTTTACGAATTCTAAGCCTGATGGAATTACACCAGTTTCGTCTTCGCCACGTGGTCCAAGTTCGAATACGATGTCGGCAAATTTACCGCGACCACCCGTTTGCTTTTTGTAAACCTCACGGTGTTCAACGTTCTTGGTAAGCTTCTCTTTATAAGCAACCTGAGGAGCACCCTGATTTACTTCTACCTTGAATTCACGACGCATACGGTCGATGATGATTTCGAGGTGAAGTTCGCCCATACCACGGATAATGGTTTGGCCGGTTTCTTCGTTCGACTCAACTTTAAGGGTTGGGTCCTCTTCAATCAGTTTACCAATAGCTTTCGAGAAGTTGTCCTGATCAGCCGATTTTTTAGGCTCGATAGCGTACCCGATAACTGGCTCTGGGAATACCATTGATTCCAGAATAATTGGGTGCTTCTCATCCGACAGTGTATCGCCGGTTTTAATATCTTTAAAACCAACTACGGCACCGATGTCGCCAGCTTCCAGACGCTCAATCTGGTTTTGCTTGTTGGCGTGCATCTGGAAAATACGCGAAATACGCTCTTTGTTGCCCGACCGGTTGTTCAGGATATAAGAACCCGACTCCAGCACACCTGAGTAAGAACGAACAAAGCACAAACGGCCTACGTATGGGTCGGTTGCAATTTTGAACGCCAAACCAGCAAATGGCTCGGAGGTGGATGGTTTACGCGAAATTTCTTCGCCTGTGTCTGGGTTCGTACCAATGATGCTTTCTTTGTCCAACGGCGAAGGCAATAAGGCCATCACATAGTCGAGCATCGTTTGTACGCCTTTGTTTTTGAACGACGAACCGCAAAGCATCGGTACGATTTTCATGGCGATGGTTGCTTTACGCAAAGCCGCCAGAATTTCGTCTTCCGAGATCGATGCAGGATCTTCGAAATATTTTTCCATCAGCGAGTCGTCAAATTCAGCAACAGCTTCAAGAAGTTTTTCACGCCATTCAGTTGCTTCATCCAGCATGTCCGCTGGAATGGGAACCTCCTGGAATGTCATTCCCTTATCGTCTTCATTCCACTGGATACCGCGGAAGTTAACCAGGTCAACTACACCTTTGAAGTTTTCTTCTTCGCCGATTGGCAACTGAAGGGGAACGGCGTAGCTACCCAGCATTTCCTTCACCTGCTTGCACACGTTCAGGAAGTCGGCGCCGGAGCGGTCCATTTTATTAACGAAGCCCAAACGAGCTACGTTGTAATTGTTGGCCAGACGCCAGTTGGTTTCTGACTGAGGCTCAACGCCGTCAACAGCACTAAACAGGAATACCAGACCATCAAGAACACGAAGCGAACGGTTAACTTCAACCGTGAAGTCAACGTGGCCGGGCGTATCAATGATGTTGATATGATACTTATTTTCGCGGTAGGTCCAGTCAACAGTTGTAGCGGCTGAGGTAATGGTAATACCCCGCTCTTGCTCCTGTTCCATCCAGTCCATCGTTGCGGCACCATCGTGTACCTCACCAATCTTGTGGCTTACCCCTGCGTAATAGAGAATTCGTTCGGTTGTGGTCGTCTTACCCGCATCAATGTGGGCAGCGATACCGATGTTTCTCGTGAAATTTAAATCGCGAGCCATTAGCTTGTTATACTGAGAGTTATGTAATTCTAGAGTCGAAGGAAGAAACCTCTTGCAATTGGCAGAAGGCTCCTTTGCAAATCAGGACGCAAAATTACTGAAAGTCAACGATAAAAGCAACCGATAAGCAAAGAATATAGAAGAAACTATTCGCCTTTTCTGACCATTTTAACAGGTAAATGCGTTAGGGAAATTAAGATCCTAACCTGGAATCATGCAAAACCCATACATTGCTCTGCTGCGGATCGCCTGGACCTATGCCCGGCACGAAAAGCGGCAGTATATACTTGTTTATTGTCTGTTTATTCTGGCCAATGTCGTATCTGCCCTGCGGCCCTTGCTGTACGGCTGGTTCGTTGGACAGCTCCAGCAACAGGGAACAGACGTTTTCAAACTGGTCTGGCTTTTTGTTGGTGCCTACATGGGTCTTGAGTTGCTGGAATGGGGGTTTCATGGCCCGGCGCGCATTATGGAACGACGGCTGGCGTTCAATCTAAGCCGTAACTTTCTGGATGAGCTATTCCACCAAACACTGCATTTGCCCGTTGGCTGGCATAAAGATCACCATAGCGGAGCCACCATCAACCGGATTCGGAAAGCCTATGACGCCCTGAAAAAGTTTTTTCAGGATGGCTTTATGTACCTTCAGGCCATCTCGAAGTTTGTCTTTTCGTTCGGGGCGATGTTGTATTTTTCCCCTGTTTTTGGTCTGGTTAGTGTTGCTCTTGGAGCCTTGACCATTTGGGTTATTCTACGATTCGATAGGCCGTTTATTAAGGCGCTCGATGAGACAAACGAGGGTGAACACGTCGTTTCGGCTACGCTGTTCGATAGTTTATCCAATATTATTACGGTTATCACGCTTCGGCTGGAAGAGCGCATACGAGCAGGGTTGGCTAGTAAAGTGGCGGCTGTTTTCCCGCCGTTTATGCGTCAGGTGAAAATTAACGAATGGAAGTGGTTTGCCGCTACGATCCTCGTAAGCGTGATTTACATCGTTATGACGATGGGTTATGTGTACCAGCATTATGTGCCCGGACAGGTTTTTTTGATTGGTGGATTAGTGACGTTATTGGGTTATGTTAACCAGTTTACAAGCGTCTTTCACGATGTAGCTTACCAATACACAGAAATCGTACAGTTTAATACCGATGTGCAGACGGCCCGTAGCATTAGTTATGCTTACGCAAAACACGAGCGCCCCGTACACGAAACACTACCCGATAAGTGGCAAACAATAGACATTGCCGGACTTAATTTCTCTCATGGACGATTAACAGGAAGAGACGAAAAAGTAGCCAACATACATGATTTGCAAATTAGTCTGAGCCGGGGCAAACGAATCGCTTTTATTGGGGAGAGTGGTTCCGGCAAAAGCACGCTGTTAACACTCTTAAGGGGTTTATATCTGCCCGAACCCGGTTTGTCTGTTCGGGTAGACGATCATGTTTTTTTCGATTTGAACGCGGTTGCCAACACCGTCACGCTGTTTCCGCAGGAGCCGGAGATTTTTGAGAATACAATTGCCTACAATATTACCCTCGGCCTACCTTTTGACGGTGAGACTATTCATGAGGTTTGCCAGATTGCTCATTTCAATGATGTCGTGAACCAATTGCCTAATGGTCTGGAAACGAATATTCAGGAAAAAGGTGTAAATCTATCGGGTGGGCAACGGCAACGACTAGCGCTGGCGCGGGGGGTGTTGGCAGCCCGTTCCAGCGATATTGTGTTGCTCGACGAACCGACTAGCAGCATCGACCCCAAAACTGAACTGGCTATTTACCGCAAATTATTAAATGAGTTTGCGGACAAGGCAGTTGTCTCCACGTTGCACCGCTTGCACTTACTGCCCCTGTTCGACTACATTTATATCATGCAGGACGGCAAGATCATTGACAAAGGCAGCTTCGCGGAACTACAAGTGCGGAGTGATGTATTTCAGGAGATGTGGGCCCACCAGAAAGATGTGATGGAAAAGCCAGTGCCGGTGTAACAAAAAAAAGAAGCGGATGAAACAGTCTGTTTTTGTCAATCCTCCGCGAAAGGCACGGGAAACAGGCTGTTCTGTTCTATTTAATTAATGCTTGCGTTTATGGTAAATGAATAGGCCAGTATACAGGTTAACTGACTGGTTTATACTATCAAAAATTGCATTTGGCGCAGACTCGCCGGTCGTTTAATTAGGACGTTTACTTTCATTAAATCGTTTAGTTAGCTCTACAATTTCATCTTGTGTTGCATACCCTGAATTTACTAAAAACTTAAAGGCCGATTCATCAGAATCTAGCTGTAAATTAATCATTTCGGCAATTGCTTTCTTTTTGTCTTTGGCCTTATTATAGTACGCTTTGCAAATTTGATTACCCATGAAATACCCGATGTCTCTTACTTTCTTGCCGTTAAATTCCTTATCAGCATAAAACCATTGTTTATTATCGGTTAGCGGAGAAAACAATTCCTGTTTGAATCTCTCCCAGATCAACTTTTCATGTTTATAGCCAAATTCATTATAATGGTTGGGATAAAAATTTTCTAATGGTCTGCCATATACCTTTTCTGCCATAAAATCAGCATTACCTTCCCAGATTGCATTGGCCAGAATTTGTGTTAACTGCAGGGGTTGTTTAGAAAAAATTTTATCAATATTCTTAAAAATCCATTGTTGGGTATGTGTATATTCGTGTAGCACGATAGGTAATGCCCACTCCCTGTTTTCACTGGCCATAACTTCGGCCCCGATAAGTAAATCTTTTCCGTTAGACTTTCCAACTATTATTTCTCTTCCAATTACGAAAACGATATTCCCGTCTACGAATTCAGGATAAAGTGTTTTGTATAGTTTAATCTTTTTTTCAATTATCTTCTTCTGACTGTCAATTGTGGAAGTGATCCACTGTCGCTTTCGAATATATAAGTCTTTATTTTTAGCAATATGCCGTAAAAGTGTTTTTGCACTTAGTTTTTCATTGTTCCGGTCAATG contains:
- a CDS encoding rhomboid family intramembrane serine protease — encoded protein: MFSLSPVVRVLLIINVLVFLVTNESIIDQFGLHSFLSDKFNPIQLLTHMFLHGGFNHIFSNMIGLVVFGPMLEQFWGPRRFTFFYFFTGLGAAFLFSGINYFEMHDVYETIQNYRLHPGYEEFLSFVDLHAGSYYDGLVPFIEKFKAFPNDSNNIQDSVTIVNRIFTNQVDEPMVGASGAIFGVIMGFGLLFPNTQLFLLFPPIPVKAKYLVIFYGALELYSGVYRAQSDNVAHFAHIGGMLFAFILVKYWGSQRKTFY
- the mutL gene encoding DNA mismatch repair endonuclease MutL, coding for MLNVIQLLPDSIANQIAAGEVVQRPASVVKELLENSVDAKAKSVQVIIREAGRNLIQIVDDGLGMTETDARMSFERHATSKIRTSDDLFRIRTMGFRGEALASIAAVAQIEMRTRRAEEELGTLIRIEGSDIKAQESISCLPGTNLLIKNLFFNVPARRNFLKSNSVEMRHIIDEFQRVALANPEVAFSLFHNDQEIYNLPSGKLSRRIVDMFGKSYREQLNFCEEQTPYVTVHGYIGKPESAKKARNEQFFFVNNRFIKHNYLHHAVVGAYEGTLPEGSHPFYVLFIDIDPSHIDINIHPTKTEIKFDDERSVYAIMMAAVRKAVGLYNLSPSLDFDSDVNFLAGVRPGPGKSSTADVKSDVQQPLPERNGARPISPSWASGATQPVNERGSTRNDSLDKAAGSSFDIPKKASVNNWQALYEGVAPTESIARPVTPGGTSDKEGDWLGEAKQPSPSVVDQLSMDSEPITMGSRANQLQVGLESAEEQALPVLVDDDTIIQVQNRYLLAPIKSGMLLIDQRRAHERILYDQFHTALTKRNGSSQQLLFPKTITLMPVDFQLALDLREDLVNLGFEFDELGANTFVIRGVPALVMGENEEELFANLLAQLRADTGRLKLDRIESMARSLARRSAMRYVNRLSTTERKALVNQLFASVNPSYTPTGEPVTVVLSLDKIAGLFR
- the rpsJ gene encoding 30S ribosomal protein S10 yields the protein MSQKIRIKLKSFDHMLVDKSAEKIVKAVKSTGAIVSGPIPLPTNKEIYTVLRSPHVNKKAREQFQLCTYKRLVDIYSSSAKTVDALMKLELPSGVDVEIKV
- the fusA gene encoding elongation factor G yields the protein MARDLNFTRNIGIAAHIDAGKTTTTERILYYAGVSHKIGEVHDGAATMDWMEQEQERGITITSAATTVDWTYRENKYHINIIDTPGHVDFTVEVNRSLRVLDGLVFLFSAVDGVEPQSETNWRLANNYNVARLGFVNKMDRSGADFLNVCKQVKEMLGSYAVPLQLPIGEEENFKGVVDLVNFRGIQWNEDDKGMTFQEVPIPADMLDEATEWREKLLEAVAEFDDSLMEKYFEDPASISEDEILAALRKATIAMKIVPMLCGSSFKNKGVQTMLDYVMALLPSPLDKESIIGTNPDTGEEISRKPSTSEPFAGLAFKIATDPYVGRLCFVRSYSGVLESGSYILNNRSGNKERISRIFQMHANKQNQIERLEAGDIGAVVGFKDIKTGDTLSDEKHPIILESMVFPEPVIGYAIEPKKSADQDNFSKAIGKLIEEDPTLKVESNEETGQTIIRGMGELHLEIIIDRMRREFKVEVNQGAPQVAYKEKLTKNVEHREVYKKQTGGRGKFADIVFELGPRGEDETGVIPSGLEFVNGIVGGVIPREFIPAIEKGFKESLKNGPLAGFPLESMKVRIFHGSYHDVDSDALSFEMAARIGFREAARQAGPKLLEPIMAVEVLTPEEYTGPITGDLNRRRGVMKGMDTKAGSQVIKADVPLSELFGYVTDLRTMSSGRATANLTFAHFEVVPNNLAETVVAKEKGTVKA
- a CDS encoding ABC transporter ATP-binding protein; protein product: MQNPYIALLRIAWTYARHEKRQYILVYCLFILANVVSALRPLLYGWFVGQLQQQGTDVFKLVWLFVGAYMGLELLEWGFHGPARIMERRLAFNLSRNFLDELFHQTLHLPVGWHKDHHSGATINRIRKAYDALKKFFQDGFMYLQAISKFVFSFGAMLYFSPVFGLVSVALGALTIWVILRFDRPFIKALDETNEGEHVVSATLFDSLSNIITVITLRLEERIRAGLASKVAAVFPPFMRQVKINEWKWFAATILVSVIYIVMTMGYVYQHYVPGQVFLIGGLVTLLGYVNQFTSVFHDVAYQYTEIVQFNTDVQTARSISYAYAKHERPVHETLPDKWQTIDIAGLNFSHGRLTGRDEKVANIHDLQISLSRGKRIAFIGESGSGKSTLLTLLRGLYLPEPGLSVRVDDHVFFDLNAVANTVTLFPQEPEIFENTIAYNITLGLPFDGETIHEVCQIAHFNDVVNQLPNGLETNIQEKGVNLSGGQRQRLALARGVLAARSSDIVLLDEPTSSIDPKTELAIYRKLLNEFADKAVVSTLHRLHLLPLFDYIYIMQDGKIIDKGSFAELQVRSDVFQEMWAHQKDVMEKPVPV